The Acidobacteriota bacterium genome contains a region encoding:
- a CDS encoding response regulator transcription factor, which translates to MSKDILVIEDEPQLAKLVEMHLCDAGCRVEVALTGARGLSHMTKGRFDLIVLDLMLPDMDGLDVCRELRRRQDYTPILILTARSGEVDRVLGLELGADDYLTKPFSVRELVARVKAILRRVDRMAEEQADSIPLDFDGLTIDREKRRVSIRGDGVNLTAKEYDLLLQFARHPGRVYTRSQLLDLVWGYGEGTYEHTVNSHINRLRAKIEEDPAEPQFIRTVWGVGYRFFDPAVAGG; encoded by the coding sequence ATGAGCAAGGACATATTGGTAATCGAGGACGAACCTCAGCTGGCGAAGCTTGTCGAGATGCACCTGTGCGACGCGGGATGCCGGGTCGAGGTCGCGCTGACTGGCGCGAGAGGGCTCTCCCATATGACAAAGGGTCGATTCGATCTCATTGTCCTCGACCTGATGCTGCCGGATATGGACGGCCTCGATGTGTGCCGCGAGCTTCGCCGGCGACAGGATTACACGCCCATCCTCATTCTCACCGCTCGTTCCGGAGAGGTCGACAGAGTTCTCGGCCTCGAGTTGGGCGCCGACGATTATCTGACCAAGCCTTTCAGCGTGCGTGAGCTGGTGGCGAGGGTCAAGGCAATACTGCGTCGCGTCGATCGAATGGCCGAGGAGCAGGCGGATTCGATCCCTCTGGACTTCGATGGGCTGACAATCGACCGCGAAAAGAGGAGAGTGTCTATCCGGGGCGACGGCGTCAATCTGACCGCCAAGGAGTACGATCTTCTGCTTCAGTTCGCTCGCCATCCCGGGCGGGTCTACACACGAAGTCAGCTCCTCGATCTGGTTTGGGGATACGGTGAGGGCACGTACGAGCACACCGTCAATTCCCACATCAATCGCCTCCGCGCGAAGATCGAAGAGGACCCGGCGGAACCACAGTTCATCCGTACCGTGTGGGGAGTGGGATATCGCTTCTTCGATCCTGCGGTCGCTGGAGGGTGA
- a CDS encoding spondin domain-containing protein — protein MKRTIILGVLAIVVTTWAVPATAQDMVRVQLTNVSKQIISPPLLVTHTWKARAFIPGNPASDELAMLAEDGDPMPLAALLGESDEVLDVVVSDGPLMPGATLVFDIEKRGRFNRLSAVGMLVTTNDGFFGVDNVFIEPGGQPQRVSAVAWDAGSEANNELCSVIPGPPCGNHERATDGAEGFIHVHPGLHGGGDLSPAEWNWQNPVVEIKILK, from the coding sequence ATGAAACGGACGATTATTCTTGGAGTACTGGCGATCGTGGTGACGACGTGGGCGGTGCCCGCGACGGCGCAGGACATGGTGAGGGTCCAACTCACCAATGTGAGCAAGCAGATCATCAGCCCACCGCTGCTGGTCACTCACACCTGGAAGGCTCGGGCGTTCATTCCCGGAAACCCCGCCTCGGACGAGCTTGCGATGTTGGCCGAGGATGGCGACCCGATGCCACTCGCGGCCTTACTCGGCGAAAGCGACGAAGTGTTGGACGTTGTGGTTTCTGACGGTCCCCTCATGCCCGGAGCCACTTTGGTCTTCGATATCGAGAAGAGGGGCAGGTTCAACCGGCTCAGTGCGGTCGGAATGCTGGTGACGACGAACGATGGCTTTTTCGGAGTCGACAACGTCTTCATCGAGCCGGGTGGGCAGCCCCAGCGGGTCTCGGCAGTCGCGTGGGACGCGGGAAGCGAGGCCAACAACGAGCTTTGTTCCGTCATCCCGGGGCCGCCCTGCGGCAATCATGAGCGCGCCACCGATGGCGCGGAGGGATTCATTCACGTCCACCCGGGCCTCCACGGGGGAGGCGATCTGTCTCCGGCGGAATGGAACTGGCAAAACCCGGTCGTCGAAATCAAGATCCTCAAATAG